One segment of Burkholderia multivorans ATCC BAA-247 DNA contains the following:
- the ileS gene encoding isoleucine--tRNA ligase — protein MSNKKADSKPQAKYPVNLLDTPFPMRGDLPKREPQWVKEWEERGVYEKIRAASKGRPKFILHDGPPYANGDIHLGHAVNKILKDIVVKSRNMAGFDAPYVPGWDCHGMPIEIQIEKQFGKSLPAAEVMSKARAYATEQIEKQKAGFKRLGVLGDWADPYKTMNFVNEAEEIRALGKIIEKGYVYRGLKPVNWCFDCGSALAEAEVEYKDRTDPTIDVMFPFAEPEKTAQAFGLPALPRAEGGIVIWTTTPWTIPANQALNLHPEIVYALVDTERGLLIVAEERVAACMEEFKLTGRVVATAPGVKLVNLRFHHPLASAHPGYKRTAPVYLGDYVTTDTGTGVVHSSPAYGVEDFISCKTHGMTDSDIINPVMGDGRYIESLPLFGGLSIWDANPKVVDALRDAGTLLRSEKYTHSYMHCWRHKTPIIYRATSQWFAGMDVTPREGGKTLRETALEGVEATAFYPSWGKQRLFSMIANRPDWTLSRQRQWGVPMAFFVHKETGELHPRTLELLEEVAKRVEKSGIEAWQTLDPRELIGDDANLYEKNRDTLDVWFDSGTTHWHVLRGSHKDQLQFPADLYLEGSDQHRGWFHSSLLTASMLDGRAPYKGLLTHGFTVDGEGRKMSKSLGNGVDPHEVANRLGAEIIRLWIASTDYSGELAISEEILKRVTEGYRRIRNTLRFLLANLSDFDYAQHAVPVDEWLEIDRYAVAFSAQLQTELLAYYEKYEFHPVVAKLQTYCSEDLGGFYLDVLKDRLYTSAPDSRARRSAQTALYHLTQGLLRVLAPFLSFTAEEAWKVFQPASDTIFTETYYAYPDVANADALIDKWSLLRDVRGNVTKALEEARTANRIGSSLQAEVTVHASGARYDALASLGDDLKFVLITSAATVVKVDDEAQEGVDVAASKYQKCERCWHYREDVGAHADHPTLCGRCFSNLFENGEIRSAA, from the coding sequence ATGAGCAACAAGAAAGCCGATTCGAAACCGCAGGCCAAGTATCCGGTCAACCTGCTCGACACGCCGTTCCCGATGCGCGGCGATCTGCCCAAGCGCGAGCCGCAGTGGGTCAAGGAGTGGGAGGAGCGCGGCGTCTACGAGAAGATCCGCGCGGCCAGCAAGGGCCGGCCGAAGTTCATCCTGCACGACGGCCCGCCGTATGCGAACGGCGACATCCACCTCGGTCACGCGGTCAACAAGATCCTGAAGGACATCGTCGTGAAGTCGCGCAACATGGCCGGCTTCGATGCGCCCTACGTGCCGGGCTGGGACTGCCACGGGATGCCGATCGAAATCCAGATCGAGAAGCAGTTCGGCAAGTCGCTGCCGGCCGCCGAAGTGATGAGCAAGGCGCGTGCGTACGCGACCGAGCAGATCGAGAAGCAGAAGGCCGGCTTCAAGCGCCTCGGCGTGCTCGGCGACTGGGCCGATCCCTACAAGACGATGAACTTCGTGAATGAAGCGGAAGAAATCCGTGCGCTCGGCAAGATCATCGAGAAGGGTTACGTCTATCGCGGGCTGAAGCCCGTGAACTGGTGCTTCGACTGCGGCTCGGCGCTCGCTGAAGCGGAAGTCGAGTACAAGGACCGCACCGATCCGACGATCGACGTGATGTTCCCGTTCGCCGAACCGGAAAAGACCGCGCAGGCGTTCGGGCTGCCCGCGCTGCCGCGCGCCGAAGGCGGCATCGTGATCTGGACCACGACGCCGTGGACGATCCCCGCGAACCAGGCGCTGAACCTGCATCCCGAAATCGTCTACGCGCTCGTCGATACCGAGCGCGGGCTGCTGATCGTCGCCGAAGAGCGCGTCGCCGCGTGCATGGAAGAGTTCAAGCTGACCGGCCGCGTCGTCGCGACCGCGCCGGGCGTGAAGCTCGTCAACCTGCGCTTCCACCATCCGCTCGCGTCGGCCCACCCCGGCTACAAGCGCACGGCGCCCGTCTATCTGGGCGACTACGTGACGACCGACACCGGCACCGGCGTCGTGCACTCGTCGCCCGCGTACGGCGTCGAAGACTTCATCTCCTGCAAGACGCACGGCATGACCGACTCCGACATCATCAATCCGGTGATGGGCGACGGCCGCTACATCGAATCGCTGCCGCTGTTCGGCGGGCTGTCGATCTGGGATGCGAATCCGAAGGTTGTCGACGCGCTGCGCGACGCCGGCACGCTGCTGCGCAGCGAGAAGTACACGCACAGCTACATGCACTGCTGGCGCCACAAGACGCCGATCATCTACCGCGCGACGTCGCAATGGTTCGCCGGGATGGACGTCACGCCGCGCGAAGGCGGCAAGACGCTGCGCGAGACCGCGCTCGAAGGCGTCGAAGCCACGGCGTTCTATCCGTCGTGGGGCAAGCAGCGCCTCTTCAGCATGATCGCGAACCGGCCGGACTGGACGCTGTCGCGTCAGCGCCAGTGGGGCGTGCCGATGGCGTTCTTCGTGCACAAGGAAACCGGCGAGCTGCATCCGCGCACGCTCGAGCTGCTCGAGGAAGTCGCGAAGCGTGTCGAAAAGTCGGGCATCGAGGCGTGGCAAACGCTCGATCCGCGCGAGCTGATCGGCGACGACGCGAACCTGTACGAAAAGAACCGCGACACGCTCGACGTGTGGTTCGACTCGGGCACGACGCACTGGCACGTGCTGCGCGGCTCGCACAAGGATCAGCTGCAGTTCCCGGCCGACCTCTACCTCGAAGGCTCGGACCAGCATCGCGGCTGGTTCCATTCGTCGCTGCTGACCGCGTCGATGCTCGACGGCCGCGCGCCGTACAAGGGGCTGCTGACGCACGGCTTCACGGTCGACGGCGAAGGCCGCAAGATGAGCAAGTCGCTCGGCAACGGCGTCGATCCGCATGAAGTCGCGAATCGCCTCGGCGCGGAAATCATCCGCCTGTGGATCGCATCGACCGACTACTCGGGCGAGCTCGCGATCTCCGAGGAAATCCTGAAGCGCGTGACGGAAGGCTATCGCCGGATCCGCAACACGCTGCGCTTCCTGCTCGCGAACCTGTCCGACTTCGACTACGCGCAGCATGCGGTGCCGGTCGACGAGTGGCTCGAGATCGACCGCTATGCCGTCGCGTTCTCGGCGCAGCTGCAGACCGAACTGCTCGCATACTACGAAAAGTACGAGTTCCACCCGGTCGTCGCGAAGCTGCAGACGTACTGCTCGGAAGACCTCGGCGGCTTCTATCTCGACGTGCTGAAGGACCGCCTGTACACGAGCGCGCCCGACTCGCGCGCGCGCCGCTCCGCACAGACGGCGCTGTACCACCTGACGCAGGGCCTGCTGCGCGTGCTCGCCCCGTTCCTGTCGTTTACGGCCGAGGAAGCGTGGAAGGTGTTCCAGCCGGCGAGCGACACGATCTTCACCGAAACGTATTACGCGTATCCGGACGTCGCCAACGCCGATGCGCTGATCGACAAGTGGTCGCTGCTGCGCGACGTGCGCGGCAACGTGACGAAGGCACTCGAGGAAGCGCGCACCGCGAACCGCATCGGCTCGTCGCTGCAGGCCGAAGTGACGGTGCACGCGAGCGGCGCGCGTTACGACGCGCTCGCGAGCCTCGGCGACGATCTGAAGTTCGTGCTGATCACGTCGGCCGCGACGGTCGTCAAGGTCGACGACGAAGCGCAGGAAGGCGTCGACGTGGCCGCGTCGAAGTATCAGAAGTGCGAACGCTGCTGGCACTATCGTGAAGACGTCGGCGCGCACGCCGATCATCCGACGCTGTGCGGCCGCTGCTTCTCGAACCTGTTTGAAAACGGCGAAATCCGGAGCGCTGCGTAA
- the coaBC gene encoding bifunctional phosphopantothenoylcysteine decarboxylase/phosphopantothenate--cysteine ligase CoaBC, producing the protein MAHAELAGKHLVLGLTGGIACYKIAELTRLLTKAGATVQVAMTEAATQFITPVTMQALSGRPVYTSQWDARIDNNMAHIDLSREADAIVIAPASTDFLAKLAHGFADDLLSTLCVARDCPLLVVPAMNRQMWQNPATQRNVAQLRADGVSVLGPDSGAQACGEVGDGRMLEPEAIYEAIVSHFRPKRLAHRRVLITAGPTFEPLDPVRGLTNRSSGKMGFALARAAQQAGAEVHLVAGPVALDTPWGVYREDVQTAQQMYDAVMNAINDADIFIAVAAVADWRVAQPAEHKMKKTADRKMPPLEFVENPDILASVAALPDPPFCVGFAAESGDLDVHGDEKRKRKNVPLLVGNLGPLTFGRDDNEVVLFDESGLTRLPRAPKDELAHVIVDEIAKRLPDNSLI; encoded by the coding sequence TTGGCACACGCGGAACTCGCAGGAAAACACCTCGTTCTCGGCCTGACCGGCGGCATCGCCTGCTACAAGATCGCCGAGCTGACCCGGCTGCTCACGAAAGCCGGAGCGACCGTGCAGGTCGCGATGACGGAAGCCGCCACGCAGTTCATCACGCCCGTCACGATGCAGGCGCTGTCCGGCCGTCCCGTCTATACGAGCCAGTGGGATGCGCGCATCGACAACAACATGGCGCACATCGACCTGTCGCGCGAGGCCGACGCAATCGTGATCGCGCCGGCGTCGACCGATTTCCTCGCGAAGCTCGCACATGGCTTCGCGGACGATCTGCTGTCGACGCTCTGCGTCGCGCGCGACTGTCCGCTGCTCGTCGTGCCCGCGATGAACCGGCAGATGTGGCAGAACCCGGCTACGCAGCGCAACGTCGCACAACTGCGCGCCGACGGCGTGTCGGTGCTCGGCCCCGACTCCGGCGCGCAGGCGTGCGGCGAAGTCGGCGACGGCCGCATGCTCGAACCCGAAGCGATCTACGAAGCGATCGTCTCGCACTTCCGGCCGAAGCGGCTCGCGCATCGGCGCGTGCTGATCACGGCCGGCCCGACCTTCGAACCGCTCGATCCGGTGCGCGGCCTCACGAACCGCTCGAGCGGCAAGATGGGTTTCGCGCTCGCGCGCGCCGCGCAGCAGGCAGGCGCCGAAGTCCATCTCGTCGCCGGCCCGGTCGCGCTCGACACGCCGTGGGGCGTGTACCGCGAGGACGTGCAGACTGCGCAGCAGATGTACGACGCGGTGATGAACGCGATCAACGATGCCGACATCTTCATCGCGGTTGCCGCGGTGGCCGACTGGCGCGTCGCACAGCCGGCCGAGCACAAGATGAAGAAGACGGCCGACCGCAAGATGCCGCCGCTCGAATTCGTCGAGAATCCCGACATCCTCGCGTCGGTCGCGGCGCTGCCCGATCCGCCGTTCTGCGTCGGCTTCGCGGCCGAAAGCGGCGACCTCGACGTGCACGGCGACGAAAAGCGCAAGCGCAAGAACGTGCCGCTGCTGGTCGGCAATCTCGGCCCGCTGACGTTCGGCCGCGACGATAACGAAGTCGTGCTGTTCGACGAAAGCGGCCTCACGCGGCTGCCGCGCGCGCCGAAGGACGAGCTCGCGCACGTGATCGTCGACGAAATCGCGAAGCGCCTGCCGGACAACAGCCTGATCTGA
- the lspA gene encoding signal peptidase II, with the protein MAKTLSKPASGALAPWLGISLIVILFDQLSKIAILKTFAYGAQHALTSFFNLVLVYNRGAAFGFLSTASGWQRWAFTALGVGATLVICFLLKRHGHQRLFSLSLALILGGALGNVIDRLVYGHVIDFLDFHLGGWHFPAFNLADSAITIGAVLLIYDELRRVRGAR; encoded by the coding sequence ATGGCGAAAACCCTGTCGAAACCGGCCAGCGGCGCACTCGCGCCGTGGCTGGGCATTTCGCTGATCGTGATCCTGTTCGACCAGCTGTCGAAAATCGCGATCCTGAAGACGTTTGCCTACGGCGCGCAGCATGCGCTGACGTCGTTCTTCAACCTCGTGCTCGTCTACAACCGCGGCGCCGCGTTCGGCTTCCTGTCGACCGCGAGCGGCTGGCAGCGCTGGGCGTTCACCGCGCTCGGCGTCGGCGCGACGCTCGTGATCTGCTTCCTGCTGAAGCGCCACGGCCACCAGCGGCTGTTCAGCCTGTCGCTCGCGCTGATCCTCGGCGGCGCGCTCGGCAACGTGATCGACCGGCTCGTGTACGGCCACGTGATCGACTTCCTCGATTTCCATCTCGGCGGCTGGCACTTTCCGGCATTCAACCTTGCCGACTCCGCGATCACGATCGGCGCCGTGCTGCTGATCTACGACGAACTGCGTCGCGTGCGCGGGGCGCGCTAA
- a CDS encoding amino acid permease, translated as MTRQQQSFDNIVEREQGLRHALTSGQMAMIAIGGAIGTGLFLGSGFAIGLAGPSVLVSYAVGALIALLLMGALAEMTVAHPTAGSFGAYAEHYVGPLAGFLVRYAYWFAVVFAIGTEISAIAVFMKYWFPAVPGWYWVIGFSALLIAVNLASVTLYGSVEYAFSLLKIAAIVVFIVLGAYLVWSAPPASGIGFANYTAHGGFMPKGPWGTWVAVIVAIFSYMSIEAVAIAAGEARDPQHAVTRAFRSTVFRLVLFYLLTLSLMLAIVPWTQAGTDESPFVKVMAATHVPYAAGVINFVLLIAALSAMNSQLYVTTRMMFSLSRARLAPAVFGRLGANGVPRAALWISTSGVAVAAVLVALSPDTAFTVMMAIAMFGALFTWLMIFVTHLRFRSKYRGPALAFRMWAHPFGSLLGAGLVAAILLTTAFTREFRMTMVVGVVFVVLLTLAYALHYRHQHAR; from the coding sequence GTGACACGACAACAGCAGTCGTTCGACAACATCGTCGAGCGCGAACAGGGGCTGCGCCACGCGCTGACGTCGGGGCAGATGGCGATGATCGCGATCGGCGGCGCGATCGGCACGGGACTCTTTCTCGGCAGCGGTTTCGCGATCGGGCTCGCCGGCCCGAGCGTGCTCGTGTCCTATGCGGTCGGCGCGCTGATCGCATTGCTGCTGATGGGCGCGCTGGCCGAAATGACGGTCGCGCATCCGACGGCCGGCTCGTTCGGCGCGTATGCCGAACATTACGTCGGCCCGCTCGCCGGCTTTCTGGTCCGTTACGCGTACTGGTTCGCGGTCGTGTTCGCGATCGGCACCGAGATCAGCGCGATCGCCGTGTTCATGAAGTACTGGTTTCCGGCGGTGCCGGGCTGGTACTGGGTCATCGGCTTCTCCGCGCTGCTGATTGCGGTGAATCTCGCGAGCGTCACGCTGTACGGATCGGTCGAATATGCGTTCTCGCTGCTGAAGATCGCGGCGATCGTCGTCTTCATCGTGCTCGGCGCGTATCTGGTGTGGTCCGCGCCGCCCGCATCCGGCATCGGCTTCGCGAACTACACCGCGCACGGCGGTTTCATGCCGAAGGGGCCGTGGGGCACCTGGGTCGCGGTGATCGTGGCGATCTTCAGCTACATGAGCATCGAGGCGGTCGCGATCGCGGCCGGCGAAGCGCGCGATCCGCAGCACGCGGTCACGCGCGCGTTCCGCTCGACCGTGTTTCGCCTCGTGCTGTTCTATCTGCTGACGCTGTCGCTGATGCTCGCGATCGTCCCGTGGACGCAGGCCGGCACCGACGAGAGCCCGTTCGTGAAGGTGATGGCCGCGACGCACGTGCCGTACGCGGCCGGCGTGATCAACTTCGTGCTGCTGATCGCGGCGCTATCGGCGATGAACAGCCAGCTGTACGTGACGACGCGGATGATGTTCAGCCTGTCGCGCGCACGTCTCGCGCCCGCGGTGTTCGGCCGGCTCGGCGCGAACGGCGTGCCGCGCGCGGCGCTGTGGATCTCGACGAGCGGCGTCGCGGTCGCGGCCGTGCTGGTCGCGCTGTCGCCCGATACGGCGTTTACCGTGATGATGGCGATCGCGATGTTCGGCGCGCTGTTCACGTGGCTGATGATCTTCGTCACGCATCTGCGTTTTCGTTCGAAATATCGTGGCCCTGCGCTCGCCTTCCGGATGTGGGCGCATCCGTTCGGCAGCCTGCTCGGCGCGGGGCTCGTCGCGGCGATCCTGCTGACGACCGCTTTTACGCGCGAATTCCGGATGACGATGGTGGTCGGCGTCGTGTTCGTCGTGCTGCTGACGCTTGCTTACGCGCTGCATTACCGGCATCAGCACGCACGCTGA
- the dut gene encoding dUTP diphosphatase — MKLDLKILDARMRDYLPAYATAGSAGLDLRACLDAPLTLKPGDTALVPTGLAIHLADPGYAALILPRSGLGHKHGIVLGNLVGLIDSDYQGQLMVSTWNRGQTEFVLNPFERLAQLVIVPVVQAQFNIVDDFAQSERGAGGFGSTGRH, encoded by the coding sequence ATGAAACTCGACCTGAAAATTCTCGACGCGCGTATGCGCGACTACCTACCCGCCTACGCAACCGCCGGCAGCGCGGGCCTGGATCTGCGCGCGTGCCTCGACGCGCCGCTGACGCTGAAACCGGGCGACACGGCGCTCGTGCCGACGGGCCTCGCGATCCATCTGGCCGACCCCGGCTACGCGGCGCTGATCCTGCCGCGCTCGGGTCTCGGCCACAAGCACGGGATCGTGCTCGGCAATCTGGTCGGGCTGATCGATTCCGACTACCAGGGCCAGCTGATGGTATCGACCTGGAACCGCGGGCAAACGGAATTCGTGCTGAACCCGTTTGAGCGCCTCGCGCAGCTCGTGATCGTGCCGGTCGTGCAGGCGCAGTTCAACATCGTCGACGACTTCGCGCAAAGCGAACGCGGCGCGGGCGGCTTCGGCAGCACCGGCCGTCACTGA
- a CDS encoding membrane protein, protein MNKLPEITLAFWIMKICATTLGETGGDLLSMTLNVGYAVSSILLFGFFVVTLGAQLRTTRYRPAVYWAVIVATSTAGTTMSDFMDRTLGLGYALGTSILVAILLSIFAIWRLSRESLSVDRIRTRKVEMLYWIAILFSNTLGTALGDFLADSSGLGFGGGALLIGGLLAAIVVAHYFTRISGVLLFWGAFVLTRPFGATVGDLLTKPTAKGGLALGTVGSSAVLLGVLVAMVVYAMLAQQRQRDLTAARIAQRVQD, encoded by the coding sequence ATGAACAAACTTCCCGAAATCACGCTTGCGTTCTGGATCATGAAGATCTGCGCGACGACGCTCGGCGAAACCGGCGGCGACCTGCTGTCGATGACGCTGAACGTCGGCTATGCAGTGAGCTCGATCCTGCTGTTCGGTTTCTTCGTCGTTACGCTCGGCGCGCAGCTGCGCACCACGCGCTATCGGCCGGCGGTCTACTGGGCGGTGATCGTCGCGACCAGCACGGCCGGCACGACGATGTCCGACTTCATGGACCGCACGCTCGGGCTCGGCTACGCGCTCGGCACGTCGATTCTCGTCGCGATCCTGCTGTCGATCTTCGCGATCTGGCGGCTGAGCCGCGAATCGCTGTCGGTCGACCGGATCCGCACGCGCAAGGTCGAGATGCTGTACTGGATCGCGATCCTGTTCTCGAACACGCTCGGCACCGCGCTCGGCGACTTCCTCGCGGACAGCTCCGGCCTCGGCTTCGGCGGCGGCGCGCTGCTGATCGGCGGCCTGCTCGCGGCGATCGTCGTCGCGCACTATTTCACGCGAATCTCCGGCGTGCTGCTGTTCTGGGGCGCGTTCGTGCTCACGCGGCCGTTCGGTGCGACGGTCGGCGACTTGCTGACGAAGCCGACCGCCAAGGGCGGGCTCGCACTCGGCACGGTTGGATCGTCGGCGGTGCTGCTCGGCGTGCTCGTCGCGATGGTCGTCTACGCGATGCTCGCGCAGCAGCGGCAGCGCGACCTGACGGCCGCGCGGATCGCGCAGCGCGTCCAGGACTGA
- the purN gene encoding phosphoribosylglycinamide formyltransferase — MKKLVILISGRGSNMEAIVRACTHERWPAEVAAVIANRPDAAGLAFAASHGIATAVVDHRSFDGRDSFDAALAAEIDRFAPDLVVLAGFMRILTPEFVRRYEGRLLNIHPSLLPSFKGIRTHQQALDAGVALHGATVHFVIPELDSGAIVAQGAVPVRAGDDAAALAQRVLAVEHVLYPRAVRWFVEGRLRLEGDRAVVAPEEARWIFADQPQTETSEGV; from the coding sequence ATGAAAAAACTCGTGATCCTGATTTCCGGTCGCGGCAGCAACATGGAGGCCATCGTCCGCGCATGCACGCACGAACGCTGGCCGGCCGAGGTCGCCGCCGTGATCGCCAACCGGCCCGACGCGGCCGGCCTCGCCTTTGCCGCATCGCACGGCATTGCGACCGCGGTGGTCGACCATCGGTCGTTCGACGGCCGCGACAGCTTCGATGCGGCGCTCGCCGCCGAGATCGACCGCTTCGCGCCCGATCTCGTCGTGCTCGCGGGCTTCATGCGCATCCTGACGCCCGAATTCGTCAGACGATATGAGGGCCGGCTGCTGAACATTCATCCGTCGCTGCTGCCGAGCTTCAAGGGCATCCGCACGCACCAGCAGGCGCTCGACGCGGGCGTCGCGCTGCACGGTGCGACGGTCCATTTCGTCATTCCGGAACTCGACAGCGGCGCGATCGTCGCGCAGGGCGCGGTGCCGGTGCGCGCGGGCGACGATGCCGCGGCGCTCGCGCAGCGCGTGCTGGCGGTCGAGCACGTGCTGTATCCGCGGGCGGTGCGCTGGTTCGTCGAAGGGCGCCTGCGCCTCGAAGGCGACCGTGCGGTCGTCGCGCCCGAGGAGGCGCGCTGGATTTTCGCGGATCAACCGCAAACCGAAACGAGCGAGGGTGTATGA
- a CDS encoding bifunctional riboflavin kinase/FAD synthetase, giving the protein MKVFRGLPNAESRAPCALTIGNFDGVHRGHQALLARVRAAADARGLPVCVMTFEPHPREFFNPAGAPPRIAMLRDKLEALREHGVDRVVVEHFNHTFASQSPQAFVERTLVNGLHTRWMMVGDDFCYGAKRAGTFDTLKAAGEQYGFEVEQMGTIAGSDGTRISSSGVRTALAAGDLEAAASALGHSYAISGHVAHGLKLGRDLGFPTLNLPIAHKRPALSGIFVVQVHGLGPAPLPGVASLGLRPTVDDSGRVLLEVHLLDWHGDAYGKLVRVEFLKKLRDEAKFDDLEALSRAIAQDVANARAYFIERDRAPGSRATGFSTSATDRIS; this is encoded by the coding sequence GTGAAAGTCTTCCGCGGCCTGCCCAACGCCGAGAGCCGCGCGCCTTGCGCGCTGACGATCGGCAACTTCGACGGTGTCCATCGCGGGCATCAGGCCCTGCTCGCGCGCGTGCGCGCGGCAGCGGACGCGCGCGGCCTGCCCGTGTGCGTGATGACGTTCGAGCCGCATCCGCGCGAATTCTTCAACCCGGCCGGCGCGCCGCCGCGCATCGCGATGCTGCGCGACAAGCTCGAGGCGCTGCGCGAGCACGGCGTCGATCGCGTGGTGGTCGAGCATTTCAATCACACGTTCGCGAGCCAGTCGCCGCAGGCGTTCGTCGAACGCACGCTGGTCAACGGGCTGCATACGCGCTGGATGATGGTCGGCGACGATTTCTGCTACGGCGCGAAGCGCGCGGGCACCTTCGACACGCTGAAGGCGGCCGGCGAGCAGTACGGCTTCGAAGTCGAGCAGATGGGCACGATCGCCGGCAGCGACGGCACGCGCATCTCGAGCTCCGGCGTGCGCACCGCGCTGGCCGCGGGCGATCTCGAGGCGGCCGCGAGCGCGCTCGGCCACAGCTATGCCATCAGCGGCCACGTCGCACACGGGCTCAAGCTCGGCCGCGACCTCGGCTTCCCGACGCTGAACCTGCCGATCGCGCACAAGCGCCCTGCGCTGTCGGGCATCTTCGTCGTGCAGGTGCACGGCCTCGGCCCCGCACCGCTGCCCGGCGTCGCGAGCCTCGGCCTGCGGCCGACCGTCGACGATTCCGGCCGCGTGCTGCTCGAGGTGCACCTGCTCGACTGGCACGGCGACGCATACGGCAAGCTCGTGCGCGTCGAATTCCTGAAAAAGCTGCGCGACGAGGCGAAATTCGACGATCTCGAGGCGCTGTCCCGCGCGATCGCGCAGGACGTCGCGAACGCGCGCGCGTACTTCATCGAGCGCGACCGTGCGCCGGGCAGCCGCGCGACCGGCTTCTCGACGTCGGCGACCGACCGAATTAGCTGA